From a single Candidatus Neomarinimicrobiota bacterium genomic region:
- a CDS encoding ABC transporter ATP-binding protein: MPDLISLTGIKRHYDVGGEVVRALDGVDLIIRPNEYISIMGPSGSGKSTLMNMIGCLDTPTNGTYEFEGELVHEMDDNQLASIRNRKIGFVFQTFNLLPKATALRNVEVPLIYANISRVDRLEQAKESLTAVGLGDRMHHKPNELSGGQRQRVAIARALVNNPSIMLADEPTGNLDSKSGVEIMKIFDELHDKGNTIIVVTHEEYIADHADRTIHLFDGKVKEDFRSEKKAESEAVF, encoded by the coding sequence ATCCCTGACCTGATTTCGCTGACTGGTATTAAGCGTCACTATGACGTAGGCGGCGAAGTTGTTCGTGCGCTTGACGGAGTAGATCTAATCATCCGTCCAAATGAATATATTTCAATTATGGGTCCTTCCGGTTCAGGCAAGTCTACCCTTATGAATATGATTGGCTGTCTCGATACACCTACAAATGGCACTTACGAATTTGAGGGTGAATTGGTTCATGAAATGGATGACAATCAGCTGGCATCAATTAGGAACCGAAAAATCGGTTTTGTTTTTCAGACATTTAACCTACTTCCCAAAGCGACGGCCTTGAGAAACGTAGAGGTACCTCTTATTTATGCTAATATCTCCAGGGTGGATAGACTTGAGCAGGCGAAGGAATCATTAACTGCTGTGGGCTTGGGAGACCGAATGCATCACAAACCCAACGAACTTTCAGGTGGTCAGCGTCAGCGAGTGGCCATTGCTCGGGCATTGGTTAATAACCCGTCTATCATGCTGGCAGATGAACCGACAGGTAATCTCGATTCAAAAAGTGGTGTTGAAATAATGAAAATTTTCGATGAACTGCATGATAAAGGGAATACCATCATTGTGGTAACACATGAAGAATATATTGCTGATCATGCCGATAGAACTATCCATCTGTTTGATGGTAAGGTAAAGGAAGATTTTAGAAGTGAAAAAAAGGCTGAATCGGAGGCAGTTTTTTAG
- a CDS encoding efflux RND transporter periplasmic adaptor subunit yields the protein MEKKKKNKKNKKRNIIIISVLVLIVAGISLKFVFSSGVKPVEVTVETVAKREIVHKVTASGKILPEKQVEISANISALIMEISVEEGDSVMMGQHLISLDRMRYEAASEQAHSRLKSAEANLVKNTAMRDRAEKLFSEQLISSQEIESSTASFQLAESEVEMTRASLKSAMDDLSKTSLLAPSNGIVTEVRKEEGEMALGSMFQADVIMSIADLSKMEVHVDVNENDVVSVEIGDISEIEIDAFQDTLFYGVVKEIAHIAQTAGLGTQEQVTNFKVKVRMIDVPEGIRPGMSATANIVTDKRVNVLAIPIQSLTVRPVGSEKQMSPDKGVSDNESEERSKAKVQEFEELIFILADEPGGVLRNGELSRLEDLDKIKSKGDSKYVHIRPVKVGISSETHYEVISGLEEGEEIVVGSYRAISKDLSHNKAVITSKDRGENKKGFRIQIGGSSKSEN from the coding sequence ATGGAAAAAAAGAAAAAGAATAAAAAGAACAAAAAAAGAAATATAATTATCATTTCTGTTTTAGTCTTAATTGTAGCGGGCATTTCTCTCAAATTCGTTTTTTCATCCGGTGTTAAACCAGTGGAGGTAACGGTGGAAACGGTAGCAAAACGGGAAATTGTTCACAAAGTGACAGCGTCAGGCAAAATCCTACCAGAGAAGCAGGTGGAAATCAGCGCGAATATCAGCGCCCTAATCATGGAAATTTCAGTTGAAGAGGGTGATTCCGTCATGATGGGCCAGCACCTTATATCCCTTGATCGTATGCGATACGAGGCGGCTAGTGAGCAGGCTCATTCACGGCTGAAATCAGCCGAGGCGAATCTGGTAAAAAATACGGCAATGAGAGATAGGGCGGAAAAGCTCTTTTCTGAGCAACTGATTTCCAGCCAGGAGATTGAATCTTCTACGGCCAGTTTCCAACTTGCGGAAAGCGAGGTCGAGATGACAAGGGCGTCTTTAAAATCTGCCATGGATGATCTCTCGAAAACATCCCTGTTGGCACCCAGCAATGGTATCGTAACTGAGGTTAGGAAGGAGGAGGGTGAGATGGCTCTCGGCTCCATGTTTCAAGCTGATGTCATCATGAGTATTGCAGATCTTAGCAAAATGGAAGTGCACGTGGATGTGAACGAGAATGATGTGGTCTCCGTTGAGATTGGAGACATCTCAGAAATTGAGATTGATGCTTTCCAGGATACCTTGTTTTACGGTGTAGTGAAGGAAATAGCTCACATTGCCCAGACGGCTGGTTTGGGTACTCAAGAGCAAGTAACCAATTTCAAAGTGAAGGTTCGCATGATCGATGTGCCTGAAGGTATCCGCCCGGGTATGAGCGCCACTGCAAACATTGTTACCGATAAACGTGTAAATGTCTTGGCAATTCCTATACAGAGTCTTACTGTAAGGCCGGTCGGTTCTGAAAAACAGATGTCTCCTGATAAAGGTGTGTCTGATAACGAATCTGAAGAAAGGTCCAAGGCAAAAGTTCAGGAATTTGAGGAGTTAATTTTTATTCTGGCAGATGAGCCTGGAGGCGTTCTGCGAAATGGTGAGTTATCAAGACTGGAAGATTTAGATAAGATAAAATCTAAAGGTGACTCCAAGTATGTACATATAAGACCGGTAAAAGTGGGTATTTCCTCCGAAACTCATTATGAAGTTATTAGTGGATTGGAAGAGGGTGAAGAGATTGTTGTCGGCAGTTACCGTGCCATTAGTAAGGATCTAAGTCATAATAAAGCCGTCATCACAAGTAAGGATCGCGGGGAGAATAAAAAAGGGTTCAGGATTCAAATTGGCGGGTCTTCAAAATCGGAGAATTAA
- a CDS encoding TolC family protein, translated as MFNRLSLLLTVVSFCFGQEVYTLDDCIRLALENNRNLRVAQLQVSSAEADKKGSLAVILPRISASTGSFQQGSYTNLQFGIPVPESEYHSGSISLSQNIFDGGNWWNQIALSKNIYQLSVENELATRISTVLGVKRAYYEHLKNIELLEVARQQVELSEQQVERVRLQYEVEAVAKTDLLKQQVLLGEVQVQLLNQEAILENSIRVLANTMGINVNSKFDLSQADQKRSTLESQDELWKIVAERNQAILSRRTQITASDIRVKIARAGYFPSISASLGYSGSSDKIDQLYSDVDKHWRQSLSLSISYPLFTGLQRSSQLQRAKIDAEIAREEFDRLTRDLRVQFGSYYRQWENIRRSIPIYTETKASAEEDLRLVQEMYNLGASTILDVLNAQLSLARANSSLVRASYDERILRSELNALASRS; from the coding sequence ATGTTTAATCGATTATCTCTTCTCCTCACTGTTGTATCGTTCTGTTTTGGTCAGGAGGTTTACACCCTCGATGACTGCATCCGCCTTGCGCTGGAAAATAACCGAAATCTGAGAGTAGCCCAACTCCAGGTTTCATCAGCCGAAGCCGATAAAAAGGGGTCCTTGGCTGTTATTTTGCCGAGGATAAGTGCTTCTACCGGGTCGTTCCAGCAGGGTTCTTATACCAATCTCCAGTTCGGTATACCTGTGCCGGAATCGGAATACCACTCCGGCTCTATTTCTCTAAGTCAGAATATCTTTGATGGCGGCAACTGGTGGAATCAGATAGCCCTCAGCAAGAACATTTATCAGCTAAGTGTGGAAAATGAACTAGCCACAAGAATTAGCACAGTTCTTGGCGTGAAACGGGCTTATTATGAACACTTGAAGAATATTGAACTGCTGGAAGTTGCCCGCCAGCAGGTTGAACTGTCTGAACAGCAGGTGGAAAGGGTCAGGCTGCAGTATGAGGTTGAAGCGGTGGCTAAAACGGATCTGTTAAAACAGCAGGTACTTCTAGGAGAAGTTCAAGTCCAGTTGCTTAATCAGGAAGCGATTCTGGAGAATTCGATCCGGGTGCTGGCAAACACTATGGGTATAAATGTTAATTCTAAATTTGACTTGTCGCAGGCTGACCAAAAAAGATCAACTCTGGAATCTCAGGATGAACTGTGGAAAATAGTGGCGGAACGCAACCAGGCCATCTTGTCCCGGCGGACGCAGATAACCGCATCGGACATTCGGGTGAAGATTGCCAGGGCGGGATACTTTCCCTCAATTTCTGCTTCACTGGGGTACAGCGGTTCATCAGACAAAATAGATCAGCTTTATTCAGATGTGGATAAACACTGGCGGCAGTCCTTGAGTCTTTCCATATCCTATCCTCTTTTTACTGGACTTCAGCGATCGAGCCAGTTGCAGCGGGCAAAGATAGACGCTGAGATCGCTAGGGAAGAATTCGATAGGCTGACCCGGGACCTGCGGGTTCAGTTTGGCAGTTATTACAGACAGTGGGAGAATATCAGAAGGTCGATTCCAATTTATACGGAAACAAAAGCATCGGCAGAGGAAGATCTTCGGCTGGTTCAGGAAATGTATAATCTGGGAGCCTCAACCATTCTTGATGTTTTAAACGCACAACTTTCGCTGGCACGGGCCAACAGTTCACTTGTTCGTGCTAGCTATGATGAACGAATTCTCAGGTCTGAGCTGAATGCTCTTGCCAGTAGATCATAA